One genomic segment of Spartobacteria bacterium includes these proteins:
- the ppk1 gene encoding polyphosphate kinase 1, with translation MKSGTRKIEFLNRELSWLEFDQRVLDEAEDPAVPLLERLKFLSITASNLDEFFMVRVGGLHLFINEGIQTPDPTGLTPLQQMDAVRLRARSIVKSQYDAFTLRIEPALSKAGIRRKNRRNLTDTQLSSLQKLFRSEFYSILTPIAVEDPETFPLLHNLGINLLARIQAAPSTRRHRYFVIPLGPNLNRFIQIPSDTGYQYILVEDFVQLFIQDLCPGEHIMETTVFRITRNADMRVREDGAVSLLEGMETILLERKLSQCVRLEISAKASKTSVNFIHNILDITTEQIYRIPGPISLCDFMQLSCIDGFDEHCYESWTPVFPPDIDKKTTMMAQIAKRDILLCHPYDSYDPVVHFIEEAADDSDVVAIKQILYRTSKDSPIIDALTRAAKQGKYVTVIVELKARFDEARNIEWARALEHAGVHVVYGVKNLKTHAKICMVVRRESHGIVRYMHFGTGNYNERTARIYSDISYFTCREELGNDAAAFLNAITGFSQPIEFNKLSMAPIGIRDRIIELIDNETERRKQGQKASIMVKMNSLVDCDIIRALYRASAAGVKIRINVRGICCLRPNVSGLSKNIQVVSIIDRLLEHARIFYFYHGGDELTFMSSADWMPRNLDKRIELLVPIEDAECRKKLLSIMDCYFKDNVKSRKLLADGRFIPPLNIKGKPFQAQRELYLRAEAAAQQALKINPIEFEPYSADEHS, from the coding sequence ATGAAATCAGGCACACGCAAAATTGAGTTTTTAAATCGAGAATTGAGCTGGCTGGAATTCGATCAGCGCGTACTGGATGAAGCAGAAGATCCCGCAGTCCCCCTGCTGGAACGACTGAAATTTCTGTCCATTACCGCCTCGAATCTGGATGAGTTTTTTATGGTTCGTGTTGGCGGTCTGCACCTCTTTATCAATGAAGGCATACAAACGCCAGACCCAACCGGACTAACCCCCCTACAGCAAATGGATGCCGTCCGCTTACGCGCACGTTCCATTGTTAAATCACAATACGACGCCTTTACACTCCGGATTGAACCCGCGCTGAGTAAAGCCGGTATCCGTCGAAAAAATCGACGGAATCTGACCGATACCCAGCTGTCCTCGCTTCAGAAGCTATTTCGGTCAGAGTTCTATTCCATCCTCACCCCTATCGCCGTAGAAGATCCGGAGACGTTCCCCCTGCTGCACAATCTCGGGATCAATCTTCTGGCACGTATTCAGGCCGCGCCATCAACACGCAGGCATCGCTATTTTGTGATTCCGCTCGGACCCAATCTAAATCGTTTTATTCAGATTCCGTCGGATACAGGCTATCAATACATCCTTGTAGAAGATTTTGTTCAGCTGTTCATCCAGGATCTCTGTCCAGGTGAACATATTATGGAAACGACGGTTTTTCGCATCACCCGCAATGCCGACATGCGCGTACGAGAAGATGGTGCAGTCTCCCTGCTTGAAGGAATGGAAACCATTCTACTGGAACGTAAACTCAGTCAATGTGTCCGCCTGGAAATATCAGCAAAGGCCAGTAAAACATCGGTCAATTTCATCCATAATATCTTGGATATTACCACCGAACAGATTTACCGCATCCCTGGCCCCATCAGTCTGTGTGACTTTATGCAGCTAAGCTGTATTGATGGATTCGACGAGCATTGCTACGAAAGCTGGACACCTGTATTTCCTCCGGATATCGACAAAAAAACGACGATGATGGCACAGATTGCCAAACGGGATATTCTGCTATGCCATCCCTATGATAGTTACGATCCCGTTGTGCATTTTATCGAAGAAGCCGCCGATGATTCCGACGTGGTAGCGATTAAACAAATTCTTTACCGAACCAGTAAAGACAGCCCCATTATTGATGCGCTTACCCGCGCTGCAAAACAGGGCAAGTATGTCACGGTCATCGTCGAGTTGAAGGCGCGCTTCGATGAAGCACGTAACATCGAATGGGCCCGTGCACTGGAGCATGCCGGCGTGCATGTTGTTTATGGAGTAAAAAACCTAAAAACCCATGCCAAAATATGTATGGTCGTTCGCCGTGAATCTCACGGAATCGTTCGCTATATGCATTTTGGCACAGGAAATTACAACGAACGAACCGCGCGTATTTACAGCGATATCAGTTACTTTACCTGCCGGGAAGAACTGGGTAATGATGCCGCCGCTTTTCTTAATGCCATTACGGGATTCAGCCAACCTATTGAGTTTAATAAACTCAGCATGGCCCCCATCGGTATCCGCGACCGCATTATCGAGCTGATTGATAATGAAACCGAACGCCGAAAGCAGGGTCAAAAAGCCAGTATTATGGTTAAAATGAACTCTCTCGTGGATTGTGATATTATCCGCGCACTATACAGAGCTTCAGCCGCAGGGGTGAAAATTCGCATCAATGTGCGAGGAATCTGCTGTTTACGTCCCAATGTTTCTGGGCTGAGCAAAAATATTCAGGTTGTGAGCATCATCGACCGACTTCTGGAACATGCCCGCATTTTTTATTTCTATCATGGGGGCGATGAGCTGACCTTTATGTCCAGTGCTGACTGGATGCCGCGCAATCTCGATAAGCGCATTGAATTACTGGTACCCATTGAGGACGCCGAATGCCGTAAAAAGCTGCTATCCATCATGGACTGCTACTTCAAAGATAATGTAAAAAGTCGTAAGTTATTGGCTGACGGCAGGTTTATCCCTCCGCTAAATATCAAGGGAAAACCATTTCAAGCACAGCGAGAATTATACCTGCGCGCCGAAGCCGCCGCACAGCAGGCGCTTAAAATTAACCCCATTGAATTTGAACCCTATTCAGCGGATGAGCATTCATGA
- a CDS encoding ROK family protein: protein MSTKHNPGYWIGFDLGGTKMFASVFDKDFKCLATRKKKTKGFEGMKAGLERMQTVIRQACEEAGVNLKAIRGIGVGCPGPLDLEEGSIIEAPNLGWTNAPLKSFLQKSFDCPVVIANDVDVGVLGEYHIGAGAKSHCVLGVFPGTGIGAGCIYDGQIIRGKKRSAMEMGHIQVMPNGPLCGCGRHGCLEAVCSRLAISAEAAKAAYRGSAPWLLEHGGLDLSNIRSGVLRDAIKNGDHTVEEIVRDGARWLGIGIVSMIHLVCPDVIILGGGMVEAMPDLYIDEVSATVKRNVIPAYLNSYKIACATLGDSAAVTGAAMLVRDKVFNEH from the coding sequence ATGAGTACAAAGCACAACCCCGGATACTGGATTGGATTTGATTTGGGCGGAACAAAAATGTTTGCGTCGGTGTTCGATAAAGATTTCAAATGCCTGGCCACCCGCAAAAAGAAAACCAAGGGATTTGAAGGAATGAAAGCGGGGCTGGAACGCATGCAGACCGTTATTCGCCAGGCCTGCGAAGAGGCCGGAGTTAATCTCAAAGCAATCCGTGGTATCGGCGTCGGCTGTCCCGGACCGCTGGATCTGGAAGAAGGCTCAATCATTGAGGCGCCCAATCTGGGATGGACGAATGCTCCGCTGAAATCATTCCTCCAAAAATCATTTGATTGCCCTGTGGTTATTGCCAACGACGTGGATGTCGGCGTTCTGGGCGAATACCACATCGGTGCGGGTGCGAAAAGCCACTGTGTTCTGGGCGTTTTTCCGGGAACCGGTATCGGCGCAGGCTGTATTTATGATGGACAGATCATCCGAGGCAAAAAACGGTCCGCCATGGAAATGGGACATATTCAGGTCATGCCCAACGGTCCGTTGTGCGGATGCGGACGACACGGATGTCTTGAGGCCGTGTGCAGCCGGCTGGCCATCTCTGCCGAAGCGGCCAAGGCGGCTTATCGCGGCTCTGCTCCCTGGCTGCTGGAACACGGGGGACTCGATTTAAGTAATATACGCAGCGGCGTGTTGCGCGATGCGATTAAAAACGGAGATCATACTGTCGAAGAAATTGTGCGCGACGGAGCCCGCTGGCTGGGAATAGGTATTGTGTCGATGATCCATCTGGTCTGTCCGGATGTTATCATTCTCGGAGGCGGAATGGTAGAGGCCATGCCGGATCTGTATATCGATGAAGTTTCGGCGACCGTTAAACGGAATGTCATCCCGGCCTACCTCAATTCTTATAAAATAGCCTGCGCCACACTGGGTGATTCAGCGGCCGTGACCGGTGCCGCTATGCTCGTCAGAGATAAGGTCTTCAACGAACACTAA
- a CDS encoding DUF1349 domain-containing protein encodes MNIDLRNATWLNEPRSYEVAAASLTMTTDPKTDFWQRSYYGFRNDNGHAMLLERDDNFTFTVKVAFQYEKLFDQAGIIIYLDSENWFKASIENEGAVNAKLGSVVTNSGYSDWATVDVETPACIWYRLSRRGPDFLVESSLGGLVFHQMRIFHLHALGETSAAMGSANPPIPATKPIQFGLYACSPLESRFTVCFSDLSLSSCSWKSHVVE; translated from the coding sequence ATGAATATCGATCTTCGTAACGCGACATGGCTGAATGAGCCCAGGTCGTATGAGGTTGCCGCCGCGTCGCTCACGATGACAACCGATCCGAAAACCGATTTTTGGCAACGATCCTATTATGGGTTCAGAAACGATAATGGACACGCCATGCTACTGGAAAGGGACGACAATTTTACGTTCACCGTAAAAGTAGCGTTCCAGTACGAAAAGCTTTTTGATCAAGCAGGTATCATCATCTATCTTGACAGCGAAAACTGGTTTAAGGCGTCCATTGAAAATGAAGGAGCAGTGAACGCAAAGCTGGGCAGTGTGGTCACCAATAGCGGTTATTCCGATTGGGCGACAGTCGATGTGGAGACCCCCGCATGTATTTGGTACCGGCTGAGTCGTCGAGGTCCTGATTTTCTCGTTGAATCATCTTTAGGCGGGCTGGTCTTTCATCAAATGCGGATCTTTCATCTGCATGCACTGGGCGAAACCTCTGCAGCTATGGGGTCGGCCAATCCGCCTATACCCGCGACGAAGCCCATACAATTCGGTCTGTACGCATGTAGTCCGCTAGAGAGCCGGTTCACGGTATGTTTCTCTGATCTTTCACTGTCATCGTGCAGCTGGAAGTCCCATGTCGTGGAGTAG
- a CDS encoding exopolyphosphatase, with protein MQESTVNPKSRHTNIPGIILALIDIGTSAVRMTVTQTRPSGEIQLLESLQQAIPLGKDTFGTGFIGSESTEACAKAIIRFKTLLQEYGVVPGSQIRAIATSAVREALNREMFLNRIFIATGIRVELLDEEEGNRYTFMSVFPLLDKVDVPDNEDLVIAEVGSGSTEMLIVRNKRVVHSHAHRLGSMRMRETLETLNVSSAKLYTSIKKQISSNMEHLRDDLELSPNARLLILGSDASFAASALTDGWDKINPVQIEVSRMADLSKELVALSIDELVEEYHMHYISAESVGPALIIYIELAKILGTSQVLIAGASLRDGIIAEMAAKTSWNATFEQQIIYSAQELGRKYEFDEQHAQNIAGICRTLFTLLRRVHGVPDQFELALLLAGWLHEVGRFIGERSHHKHSMYIIENSEIFGLSKKDKQIVAMLSRYHRRLAPSINDMEFAALPFDEQMLVLKLSALLRVADALGRTKSTSVDKLKITVERETVTVIYRHLADVTLEQLALNQKGELFHELFGLNIIIRSSM; from the coding sequence ATGCAAGAAAGTACAGTGAATCCCAAATCCCGTCATACAAACATTCCGGGCATTATTCTGGCACTGATTGATATCGGAACCAGTGCGGTTCGAATGACGGTGACGCAAACCCGACCATCAGGAGAAATCCAGCTGCTGGAATCATTGCAACAGGCCATCCCGCTGGGAAAGGATACGTTTGGGACAGGTTTTATTGGGTCGGAATCCACGGAAGCCTGTGCGAAAGCGATCATACGGTTTAAAACCTTACTGCAGGAATATGGAGTGGTTCCGGGATCTCAGATCCGCGCCATAGCCACCAGTGCCGTAAGGGAAGCACTGAACCGCGAAATGTTTTTAAACCGGATATTTATCGCTACAGGCATTCGTGTCGAACTGCTGGATGAGGAGGAAGGCAATCGCTACACGTTTATGAGTGTATTTCCATTGCTTGATAAAGTCGATGTCCCGGATAACGAGGATCTGGTTATCGCAGAAGTAGGCAGCGGAAGTACGGAAATGCTCATTGTGCGGAATAAACGGGTCGTCCATTCGCATGCGCACCGCCTAGGTTCCATGCGCATGCGTGAAACGCTGGAAACACTCAATGTCTCCAGTGCAAAACTCTACACGTCGATAAAAAAACAAATAAGCAGCAATATGGAACACCTGCGGGATGATCTGGAGCTCAGCCCCAATGCCCGATTATTGATTCTGGGCAGTGATGCCTCTTTTGCGGCGTCCGCACTGACGGACGGCTGGGATAAAATCAACCCTGTTCAAATCGAAGTGTCCCGCATGGCAGACCTGTCTAAGGAACTGGTGGCTCTGTCCATCGACGAACTGGTCGAAGAATACCACATGCATTATATTTCTGCGGAATCCGTGGGGCCGGCACTCATTATTTACATCGAACTGGCCAAAATTCTTGGTACATCTCAGGTTCTGATTGCCGGCGCAAGCCTGCGTGATGGAATCATTGCTGAAATGGCAGCGAAAACATCGTGGAACGCCACCTTTGAACAACAGATTATTTATTCCGCTCAGGAATTAGGACGTAAATACGAGTTCGACGAACAGCATGCGCAGAATATTGCCGGTATATGCCGGACATTATTCACTCTTTTGCGCAGGGTTCACGGCGTTCCGGATCAATTTGAACTGGCGCTGCTACTGGCGGGCTGGCTGCATGAAGTGGGACGGTTTATTGGCGAACGCAGTCATCACAAACACTCGATGTATATCATTGAAAATTCGGAAATTTTTGGACTGAGCAAAAAAGATAAACAGATTGTTGCCATGCTGTCGCGATACCATCGCCGCTTGGCGCCTTCCATCAATGACATGGAGTTTGCGGCACTCCCCTTTGATGAACAGATGCTCGTGCTGAAACTGTCCGCCCTGCTGCGCGTGGCAGACGCATTGGGCCGTACCAAATCAACCAGTGTCGATAAACTTAAAATCACTGTGGAGCGGGAAACAGTTACCGTGATATACAGACATCTGGCTGATGTGACACTCGAACAGCTCGCTCTGAATCAGAAAGGCGAACTTTTCCATGAGTTATTTGGTCTTAACATTATCATACGAAGTAGCATGTAG
- a CDS encoding CHAD domain-containing protein yields the protein MRHGQATVDQLLQHYKAERDHSDYVCRLALQIFDAVASEFHLEILDRTMLEFAARLHDLAYAVKPKNHAVQSALLLRKNGLHGMSSDDLEIICSTIALHRRKYKKHLQFSLCTSRTQRHKSLQLAAILRVADGLDHSHLQDASLQDIRCSSDQIELIVQQPWYKNNLTWSKNKADLWSEIYPVPLAFIGVELPTNAMRYGGIPLSGTNTAQACRRLLMSQYRLCTDNISGAIAGTDECYLHDLRVALRRLRMIFRFFKPLITDDKYTRFTDGIKDITAQLGSIRDAQVWTHFLTQNHTSASSKIKTFIDKEIRAEKALLPQLKNILTAPANLALLQDIALAVRCDLSWVNSTENIETYAAKKLLKLTTHVHRLPKITGKTTSEQAHHIRKEIRKARYYAEIAEPLLGSCSQDYTVNLTAMADALGSFHDMDMYLLRITRIPKTPASIRRHINTERDIAYGQYKTCLKKLNNPDFIKALNQEIRHFKKKALP from the coding sequence ATGAGGCATGGACAGGCAACCGTCGATCAGTTGCTGCAGCATTATAAAGCGGAACGGGATCATTCGGATTATGTATGCCGATTGGCTCTACAGATATTTGATGCTGTCGCTTCTGAATTTCATCTCGAAATATTAGACCGCACCATGCTGGAATTTGCGGCCCGCCTTCATGATCTGGCTTATGCGGTTAAACCAAAAAATCATGCGGTGCAAAGTGCTCTGCTGCTACGCAAAAATGGATTGCACGGCATGTCGTCGGATGACTTGGAAATCATCTGCAGCACGATTGCTCTGCATCGCCGAAAATATAAAAAGCATCTCCAATTTTCCTTGTGCACATCGCGCACACAGAGGCATAAAAGCCTCCAGCTAGCCGCCATTTTACGGGTCGCCGACGGACTGGATCACAGCCATCTGCAGGACGCATCCCTCCAGGATATTCGATGTTCATCGGATCAAATTGAATTAATCGTACAACAGCCATGGTACAAAAACAACCTGACCTGGTCGAAGAACAAAGCCGATCTATGGAGTGAGATATATCCTGTTCCCCTCGCTTTTATTGGGGTTGAGCTCCCCACAAATGCTATGCGTTATGGAGGCATACCGCTTTCAGGAACAAACACCGCACAAGCCTGTCGCCGACTCCTCATGTCCCAATACAGGCTATGCACCGACAATATTTCCGGGGCCATTGCCGGTACTGATGAGTGTTACCTGCATGATTTGCGTGTCGCACTGCGACGCTTGCGTATGATCTTCCGCTTTTTTAAGCCGCTCATAACTGACGATAAATATACGAGATTCACCGATGGAATTAAGGATATAACCGCACAGCTTGGTTCCATTCGGGATGCGCAGGTCTGGACACATTTTTTGACACAAAACCACACCAGTGCATCATCAAAAATAAAGACATTTATTGATAAAGAGATCAGAGCCGAAAAGGCCTTGCTGCCCCAGCTCAAAAACATCCTCACAGCACCGGCAAATCTGGCCTTACTGCAAGATATTGCCCTCGCCGTTCGGTGTGATTTGTCATGGGTAAACAGCACTGAAAATATAGAAACCTATGCGGCAAAAAAACTACTCAAACTGACCACCCATGTACACCGCTTACCAAAAATAACAGGCAAAACAACTTCAGAGCAGGCACATCATATTCGTAAAGAAATCCGCAAAGCACGATATTACGCCGAAATAGCAGAACCCCTGCTAGGATCCTGCAGTCAGGACTATACAGTTAACCTGACAGCCATGGCCGATGCACTTGGCTCTTTTCACGATATGGATATGTACCTCCTTCGCATAACGCGCATACCCAAGACCCCTGCATCAATCCGACGGCACATCAATACAGAACGTGACATCGCCTACGGCCAATACAAAACGTGCTTGAAAAAACTAAACAACCCAGATTTTATCAAGGCTCTAAACCAAGAAATCCGTCATTTCAAAAAAAAGGCATTACCATGA
- a CDS encoding histidine phosphatase family protein: MTETKKRLTLMRHAKSGWDSSAPTDFDRPLNNRGYHDALAMGQWLYAQSFQPDLIICSPAIRAFTTAQIVARCINYEMNAIQTEPSIYEAEGSTLLQLCQSLPAEKNHIMLIGHNPGFTLLAKYLTGDAVGTMSTASIAHLKCLTDDWSCLHSNTANLIWHQYPEKK; this comes from the coding sequence ATGACAGAAACAAAAAAACGACTGACCCTCATGCGCCATGCCAAATCAGGCTGGGATTCATCCGCCCCCACAGATTTTGATCGTCCACTGAATAACCGTGGCTATCACGATGCCCTCGCCATGGGTCAATGGCTTTACGCGCAATCCTTTCAACCCGATTTAATCATATGCAGTCCAGCCATCCGCGCCTTCACCACAGCACAGATTGTTGCCAGATGCATAAACTATGAAATGAACGCCATTCAAACGGAACCCTCCATCTATGAGGCCGAAGGCTCCACACTGCTCCAGCTGTGCCAATCCCTTCCCGCAGAAAAAAATCACATCATGCTAATTGGTCACAACCCTGGTTTCACGTTGCTGGCAAAATACCTAACCGGCGATGCCGTTGGCACCATGTCCACCGCCTCCATAGCTCATCTGAAATGTCTTACCGATGACTGGTCATGCCTTCATTCAAACACCGCAAACCTGATCTGGCATCAATACCCCGAAAAGAAGTAA
- a CDS encoding radical SAM protein, protein MAYKYLFGPVPSRRLGMSLGVDLVPKKVCSLDCVYCEVGKTTKLTTQRMEYIPYDKIIAELDHFFAHQPDPDYFTFSGSGEPTLNSRLGDVLRYIKQHRPHVPIAVLTNGTLLSDKQVRDELIVADVILPSMDAITTAAFERINRPEKSLTVEKYLQGLIDFRNEFSNKLLLEIFILPGYNDQPEELQALHEALVKIRPDAVQLNTLDRPGTIPGLHACSTEQLERIVRDWKTDNVEIIAASVSRKAMPAYRQDAESVIWQTIVRRPCTLEDLVSMLGMHRSEINKYLDVLSGQGRIESITEPRGTFYQIKNK, encoded by the coding sequence ATGGCCTATAAATATTTATTTGGTCCGGTGCCCTCGCGCCGTCTAGGCATGTCACTGGGAGTGGATTTGGTTCCCAAAAAAGTCTGTTCGCTAGATTGTGTTTATTGTGAAGTTGGAAAGACAACAAAACTGACCACCCAGCGCATGGAATATATTCCCTATGATAAGATCATAGCCGAATTGGATCATTTTTTCGCACATCAGCCGGATCCGGATTATTTTACCTTTTCGGGATCGGGCGAACCGACCTTAAACAGCCGTTTGGGGGATGTGCTTCGCTACATAAAACAGCATCGTCCGCACGTTCCCATTGCCGTGCTTACTAACGGAACACTGCTTTCGGATAAGCAGGTGCGTGATGAGTTGATTGTAGCCGATGTGATATTACCTTCGATGGATGCGATTACAACTGCGGCCTTTGAAAGAATCAATCGCCCGGAAAAATCACTTACTGTAGAAAAATACCTGCAGGGGCTGATTGATTTCAGAAATGAATTTTCCAATAAACTGCTGTTGGAAATTTTTATTCTTCCCGGCTACAACGACCAACCGGAAGAACTGCAGGCATTACATGAAGCCTTGGTGAAAATTAGACCCGATGCTGTGCAGTTGAATACACTGGATCGTCCGGGTACGATTCCCGGTCTGCATGCGTGTTCAACGGAACAACTGGAACGTATTGTCCGCGATTGGAAGACCGATAATGTGGAAATCATTGCCGCCTCTGTGAGCCGAAAGGCGATGCCGGCTTATCGGCAGGATGCTGAATCCGTCATCTGGCAGACCATCGTGCGCCGTCCATGTACATTAGAAGATCTTGTATCTATGTTGGGAATGCATAGGAGCGAGATTAATAAATATCTCGATGTATTATCGGGGCAAGGTCGTATTGAGTCGATCACGGAGCCACGTGGTACTTTTTATCAGATAAAAAACAAATAG
- a CDS encoding formate-dependent phosphoribosylglycinamide formyltransferase has product MTSIGTPMSITGKKVLLCGSGELGKEVVIEMQRYGVEVVALDKYAHAPAMQVAHRSYVLSMLDGPKLREIVELEKPDFIVPEVEAIATQALVELEKEGYCVIPTASAAYLTMNREGIRCLAAEELGLKTSPYRFADDRDSFEAAIADVGYPCVIKPIMSSSGHGQSVARSDADIDRAWQTAQEGGRAGAGRVIVEGFVDFDYEITLLTVRHVDGTAFLHPIGHHQVDGDYRESWQPQAMSELALSRSQEMAKRITDALGGRGIFGVELFIKGDEVYFSEVSPRPHDTGMVTMISQDLSEFALHVRAILGLPIPHIAFRGPSASRAVVVEGSSDHTTFGDLEKVLVEPDTDMRLFGKRQVEGHRRMGVILARDETVDRARAKAARAYAALTIKL; this is encoded by the coding sequence ATGACATCTATAGGAACCCCTATGTCGATCACGGGGAAAAAGGTATTGCTTTGCGGTTCGGGTGAACTGGGCAAAGAAGTGGTGATAGAAATGCAGCGTTACGGTGTGGAAGTGGTTGCACTGGACAAATACGCGCATGCGCCGGCTATGCAGGTGGCGCATCGTTCCTACGTTCTTTCTATGCTGGACGGCCCGAAGTTACGTGAAATCGTTGAATTGGAAAAACCGGATTTTATTGTTCCTGAAGTGGAAGCCATTGCGACGCAAGCATTGGTTGAGCTGGAAAAAGAGGGTTATTGCGTCATCCCCACTGCCAGCGCGGCTTATTTGACGATGAATCGCGAAGGGATTCGCTGTCTGGCGGCGGAAGAGTTGGGATTGAAGACGTCTCCTTACCGTTTTGCGGATGATCGCGACTCTTTTGAGGCCGCTATTGCTGATGTGGGGTATCCCTGTGTGATCAAGCCGATTATGAGTTCGTCTGGCCACGGACAAAGTGTGGCGAGGAGCGATGCTGACATTGATAGAGCATGGCAGACTGCTCAGGAAGGCGGTCGAGCGGGAGCAGGACGGGTTATTGTTGAAGGGTTTGTTGATTTTGATTATGAAATTACCTTGTTGACCGTCCGGCATGTCGACGGCACAGCCTTTTTGCATCCCATAGGCCATCATCAGGTGGATGGCGACTACAGGGAGTCATGGCAGCCGCAGGCCATGTCAGAATTGGCACTCAGCCGGTCACAGGAAATGGCGAAACGTATAACGGATGCGCTGGGCGGTCGGGGCATTTTCGGCGTCGAGCTCTTTATAAAAGGCGATGAGGTCTATTTCAGCGAAGTCTCACCCCGGCCGCATGACACGGGGATGGTCACAATGATCTCGCAGGATCTATCTGAATTTGCACTGCACGTACGTGCCATTCTTGGGTTGCCTATTCCGCATATTGCATTTCGAGGGCCATCAGCCTCCCGGGCTGTTGTGGTGGAGGGCTCGTCTGACCATACGACTTTTGGAGATCTTGAAAAAGTGCTGGTCGAGCCGGATACCGACATGCGGCTTTTTGGAAAGAGACAGGTAGAAGGACATCGTCGTATGGGTGTTATTTTAGCCAGAGATGAAACCGTGGATCGAGCCCGCGCCAAAGCAGCCCGCGCCTATGCCGCATTAACGATTAAACTATAG